A window of the Streptomyces sp. Ag109_O5-10 genome harbors these coding sequences:
- a CDS encoding 5'-3' exonuclease, with protein MPRVTARLMLLDTASLYFRAYFGVPDSVKAPDGTPVNAVRGLLDFIDRLVKDHRPDLLVACMDADWRPQWRVDLIPSYKAHRVAEERETGPDEEQVPDTLSPQVPVIEEVLDALGIARVGVAGYEADDVIGTFTARAAGPVDIVTGDRDLYQLVDDARGVRVLYPLKGVGTLQMTDEAWLREKYGVDGGGYADLALLRGDPSDGLPGVPGIGEKTAAKLLAEFGDLAGIMAAVDDPKAKLTPSQRKRLDEARPYVAVAPKVVRVAGDVPLPEVDTALPKAPRDPVRLDALAARWGLGGSLNRLLATLG; from the coding sequence ATGCCTCGCGTGACCGCACGACTGATGCTTCTCGACACCGCCTCGCTGTACTTCCGCGCCTACTTCGGCGTCCCGGACTCCGTGAAGGCGCCGGACGGCACGCCGGTGAACGCCGTGCGCGGACTGCTGGACTTCATCGACCGGCTGGTCAAGGACCACCGGCCGGATCTGCTGGTGGCCTGCATGGACGCGGACTGGCGGCCGCAGTGGCGGGTCGACCTCATCCCCTCCTACAAGGCGCACCGGGTCGCCGAGGAGCGCGAGACGGGGCCGGACGAGGAGCAGGTGCCGGACACCCTCTCCCCGCAGGTGCCGGTCATCGAGGAGGTGCTGGACGCGCTCGGCATCGCCCGGGTCGGGGTCGCCGGGTACGAGGCCGACGACGTGATCGGCACCTTCACCGCGCGCGCCGCGGGCCCGGTGGACATCGTCACCGGCGACCGCGACCTCTACCAGCTGGTGGACGACGCGCGCGGGGTGCGGGTGCTGTACCCGCTCAAGGGCGTCGGCACGCTGCAGATGACGGACGAGGCGTGGCTGCGCGAGAAGTACGGGGTGGACGGAGGCGGGTACGCGGATCTGGCGCTGCTGCGCGGCGACCCGAGCGACGGGCTGCCCGGGGTGCCTGGCATCGGCGAGAAGACGGCCGCGAAGCTCCTCGCCGAGTTCGGCGACCTGGCCGGGATCATGGCCGCGGTCGACGATCCGAAGGCGAAGCTCACGCCGTCGCAGCGCAAGCGGCTGGACGAGGCCCGGCCGTATGTCGCCGTGGCACCGAAGGTGGTCCGGGTCGCCGGTGACGTGCCGCTGCCGGAGGTCGACACGGCTCTGCCGAAGGCCCCCCGGGACCCGGTGCGGCTGGACGCCCTCGCCGCCCGCTGGGGCCTGGGCGGCTCGCTGAACCGCCTGCTGGCGACGCTGGGGTGA
- a CDS encoding helix-turn-helix domain-containing protein has translation MGDHKDQQPVRVGAAVRRRRRALELTLAVVAERSGLSVPFLSQVENDRARPSRTSLEKLADALRTTAVELLAAADPACSVDVVRADDATEPDFAPRVRSLVRGHHQLHASEFTGDHEAGREFQHRNDELMYVADGAVEVEAEGRAYRLGRGDTLYLTGGVRHRWRATVPDTRVVVVAVAEHIEAVHDRQR, from the coding sequence ATGGGCGACCACAAAGACCAGCAGCCCGTGCGGGTGGGCGCGGCAGTACGGCGGCGTCGCCGTGCGCTGGAGCTCACCCTCGCCGTCGTGGCCGAACGCAGCGGCCTGTCCGTGCCCTTCCTGAGCCAGGTCGAGAACGACAGGGCCCGCCCCAGCCGCACCTCCCTGGAGAAGCTCGCCGACGCCCTGCGCACCACGGCCGTCGAACTCCTCGCCGCCGCCGACCCGGCGTGCAGCGTGGACGTCGTACGCGCCGACGACGCCACCGAGCCGGACTTCGCGCCCCGGGTGCGTTCCCTGGTCCGCGGTCACCACCAGCTGCACGCCTCGGAATTCACCGGCGACCACGAAGCCGGCCGCGAATTCCAGCACCGCAACGACGAGTTGATGTACGTCGCCGACGGCGCCGTGGAGGTGGAGGCCGAGGGCCGCGCCTACCGCCTCGGCCGCGGCGACACCCTCTACCTCACCGGCGGAGTCCGCCACCGCTGGCGTGCGACGGTCCCGGACACCCGGGTCGTCGTGGTCGCGGTGGCGGAACACATCGAGGCAGTCCACGATCGCCAGCGCTGA
- a CDS encoding helical backbone metal receptor, with amino-acid sequence MVSLVPSLTEAIAETLPEVLVGATDWCTHSAGLDLPRVGGTKNPALDRVLALTPDLVIANEEENRAPDLAALRTAGVEVLVTEVRDVPQAFRELARVLAACGANGRPRWLDEAERAWSAPPPEPLATAVVPIWRRPWMVLGRDTFAGDVLARLGVRNHFGNHPERYPRIPLDELRDAGPDLVALPDEPYRFTAADGPEAFPGLPCALLSGRHLTWYGPSLAKAPRVLGEALRAALR; translated from the coding sequence GTGGTCTCCCTGGTCCCCTCCCTCACCGAGGCAATCGCAGAAACGCTCCCCGAGGTCCTCGTCGGCGCCACCGACTGGTGCACCCACTCCGCCGGCCTCGACCTCCCCCGAGTCGGCGGCACCAAGAACCCCGCCCTCGACCGCGTCCTCGCCCTCACCCCCGACCTGGTGATCGCCAACGAGGAGGAGAACCGCGCCCCCGACCTGGCCGCCCTGCGCACCGCCGGTGTGGAGGTCCTGGTCACGGAGGTACGGGACGTGCCGCAGGCCTTCCGCGAGCTGGCCCGGGTGCTGGCCGCCTGTGGGGCGAACGGCCGCCCCCGCTGGCTGGACGAGGCGGAACGGGCGTGGTCGGCGCCGCCGCCCGAGCCCCTCGCCACGGCGGTCGTACCGATCTGGCGGCGGCCGTGGATGGTCCTGGGCAGGGACACCTTCGCGGGCGACGTGCTGGCCCGGCTCGGCGTACGCAACCACTTCGGAAACCACCCCGAGCGCTACCCCCGCATCCCGCTCGACGAACTCCGCGACGCGGGCCCCGACCTCGTCGCCCTCCCGGACGAGCCCTACCGCTTCACCGCCGCCGACGGCCCGGAGGCGTTCCCCGGGTTGCCGTGCGCGCTGCTCAGCGGACGGCACCTGACGTGGTACGGACCGTCACTGGCCAAGGCGCCGCGGGTGCTGGGCGAGGCGCTGCGAGCAGCTCTCCGGTGA
- a CDS encoding TDT family transporter, with amino-acid sequence MVTAVRHLGPNWYASVMGTAALALGGAALGAGGLRELCTGVWALSLLQLLVLLAARALHWAHHRDQALAHLRDPAVAPFYGCLAMALLAVGAGGLTLGRDWIGEPAAVALDSVLFVAGTAVGLVAAVAVPYLLAVRHRVEPGQASPAWLLPLVAPMVSAAVGPQLVPRLPPGQPREALLYGCFTLFGLSLLATLLMLTLVFARLVTAGPLPLALTPTVFLVLGPLGQSTTAVGAFADLAPGVVPAPYAAGFGLLAVLYGVPVMGFALLWLALAAAHVVRARRHGMRFAMTWWAFTFPVGTCVTGAAALGRHTGFAGYHWLAVGLYGLLVAGWLAAASGTVRGLLTGELLAAPRPAPAAPWPVTVRTTSGAVR; translated from the coding sequence ATGGTCACCGCAGTCCGGCATCTCGGACCCAACTGGTACGCGTCCGTCATGGGCACCGCTGCCCTCGCCCTCGGCGGCGCCGCGCTCGGCGCCGGCGGTCTGCGCGAGCTCTGCACCGGCGTCTGGGCGCTGTCCCTGCTGCAGCTCCTGGTCCTGCTGGCCGCCCGCGCCCTGCACTGGGCCCACCACCGTGACCAGGCCCTCGCCCACCTCCGCGACCCCGCGGTCGCCCCCTTCTACGGCTGCCTGGCGATGGCGCTGCTCGCCGTCGGCGCCGGTGGCCTCACCCTCGGGCGGGACTGGATCGGGGAGCCGGCCGCCGTCGCGCTCGACTCCGTGCTGTTCGTCGCCGGTACCGCCGTGGGACTCGTGGCCGCCGTCGCCGTACCGTACCTGCTGGCCGTACGGCACCGGGTCGAGCCCGGTCAGGCCTCCCCGGCGTGGCTGCTGCCGCTGGTCGCGCCGATGGTGTCGGCCGCGGTGGGCCCGCAGCTGGTCCCGCGGCTGCCGCCCGGGCAGCCCCGCGAGGCCTTGCTCTACGGCTGTTTCACGCTCTTCGGGCTGAGCCTGCTGGCCACGCTGCTGATGCTGACGCTCGTCTTCGCCCGGCTGGTCACCGCCGGCCCGCTGCCGCTCGCGCTGACGCCGACGGTCTTCCTGGTGCTGGGCCCGCTCGGGCAGTCGACGACGGCGGTGGGCGCCTTCGCCGACCTCGCCCCCGGAGTCGTACCGGCGCCGTACGCGGCCGGCTTCGGTCTCCTCGCCGTGCTGTACGGCGTTCCGGTCATGGGGTTCGCCCTGCTGTGGCTGGCCTTGGCGGCCGCGCACGTGGTGCGGGCCCGGCGGCACGGGATGCGGTTCGCCATGACGTGGTGGGCTTTCACCTTCCCGGTGGGCACCTGCGTCACGGGGGCCGCCGCGCTGGGGCGGCACACCGGGTTCGCCGGGTACCACTGGCTGGCGGTGGGCCTGTACGGCCTGCTCGTCGCCGGCTGGCTCGCGGCCGCCTCCGGCACCGTACGCGGGCTACTCACCGGAGAGCTGCTCGCAGCGCCTCGCCCAGCACCCGCGGCGCCTTGGCCAGTGACGGTCCGTACCACGTCAGGTGCCGTCCGCTGA
- a CDS encoding LysR family transcriptional regulator, which translates to MSETEERSGGGTLAHRVPDLGALELLLAVARLGSLGAAAREVGITQPAASSRIRSMERQLGVALVDRSPRGSRLTDAGALVTDWARRVVEAAEAFDAGTQALRDRRDSRLRVAASMTIAEYLLPGWLLALRAQRPDTAVSLLAGNSAAVAERLLADEADLGFVEGLTVPHGLDSVVIAHDRLIVVVAPAHPWARRRRPLAAEELAATPLILRERGSGTRQVLDAALGGLARPLIELSSTTAVKASAVSGAGPAVLSELAVGEELSMRRLVSVPVEAVALRRDLRAVWPTGHRPTGPARELLALTRS; encoded by the coding sequence ATGAGCGAAACGGAGGAGCGGTCGGGCGGCGGCACACTGGCGCACCGGGTGCCGGACCTCGGCGCGCTGGAGCTGCTGCTCGCGGTGGCGCGGCTGGGCAGCCTCGGGGCGGCGGCGCGGGAGGTCGGCATCACCCAGCCGGCGGCCAGCAGCCGGATCCGGTCCATGGAACGGCAGCTGGGCGTGGCCCTCGTCGACCGCTCACCGCGTGGCTCCCGGCTCACGGACGCGGGGGCGCTGGTGACCGACTGGGCGCGGCGGGTGGTGGAGGCGGCCGAGGCCTTCGACGCGGGCACCCAGGCGCTCCGGGACCGCCGTGACTCGCGCCTGCGGGTCGCGGCGAGCATGACCATCGCGGAGTACCTGCTCCCCGGCTGGCTGCTCGCGCTGCGCGCCCAGCGGCCCGACACGGCGGTGTCCCTGCTCGCCGGCAACTCGGCGGCGGTGGCGGAACGGCTGCTCGCGGACGAGGCGGACCTCGGGTTCGTGGAGGGCCTTACGGTCCCGCACGGCCTGGACTCGGTGGTGATAGCCCACGACCGGCTGATCGTCGTGGTCGCCCCCGCCCATCCGTGGGCCCGCCGCCGGCGCCCGCTCGCCGCGGAGGAGCTCGCGGCGACCCCGCTCATCCTCCGCGAACGCGGCTCCGGCACCCGCCAGGTCCTCGACGCGGCCCTGGGCGGCCTGGCCCGCCCGCTGATCGAACTGTCCTCGACCACGGCCGTGAAGGCATCGGCGGTCAGCGGCGCCGGACCGGCGGTCCTCAGCGAACTCGCGGTGGGTGAGGAGCTGTCGATGCGACGGCTGGTCAGCGTCCCGGTGGAGGCGGTGGCGTTGCGCCGGGACCTGCGAGCGGTATGGCCGACCGGTCACCGCCCCACCGGCCCGGCTCGGGAACTGCTCGCCCTCACCCGGAGCTGA
- a CDS encoding gamma-glutamyl-gamma-aminobutyrate hydrolase family protein, producing the protein MTGRPLIGVSTYLEAGARWGVWELEAALLPAGYPRLVQRAGGLAAMLPPDAPEHAAATVARLDGLVIAGGPDVEPARYGAEPDPRTGRPARARDAWELALIDAALAAGVPLLGICRGLQLLNVALGGTLVQHIDGHAETPGVFGHHPVKPVPGTLYAATVPEETSVPTFHHQAVDRLGDGLVASAYAADGTVEAVELPAGRGWVLGVQWHPEMGEDLRVMRALVAVAS; encoded by the coding sequence ATGACCGGACGGCCGCTGATCGGCGTGAGCACGTACCTGGAGGCCGGGGCTCGCTGGGGGGTCTGGGAACTGGAGGCGGCCCTGTTGCCGGCCGGCTACCCGCGCCTGGTGCAGCGGGCGGGCGGCCTTGCGGCGATGCTGCCGCCGGACGCCCCGGAGCATGCGGCGGCGACGGTGGCCCGGCTGGACGGCCTGGTGATCGCGGGCGGCCCGGACGTGGAGCCGGCCCGGTACGGCGCCGAGCCCGATCCCCGGACCGGCCGCCCCGCCCGGGCCCGGGACGCCTGGGAGCTGGCCCTGATCGACGCTGCGCTGGCCGCGGGGGTGCCGCTGCTCGGGATCTGCCGGGGCCTGCAGCTGCTGAACGTCGCGCTGGGCGGGACCCTCGTCCAGCACATCGACGGTCACGCGGAGACACCCGGCGTCTTCGGCCACCACCCCGTCAAACCGGTCCCCGGCACGCTGTACGCCGCCACGGTCCCGGAGGAGACGTCCGTCCCCACCTTCCACCACCAGGCGGTGGACCGCCTCGGCGACGGCCTGGTGGCGTCGGCGTACGCGGCGGACGGCACGGTCGAGGCGGTCGAACTGCCCGCCGGGCGCGGGTGGGTCCTCGGGGTGCAGTGGCATCCGGAGATGGGCGAGGACCTGCGGGTGATGCGGGCGCTGGTCGCGGTCGCGTCCTGA
- a CDS encoding FadR/GntR family transcriptional regulator — MSLDADGALDDPLTPVLRPVRAGNGFEEALEQILQVVRLGLVPGGERLPAERVLAERLGISRVTLREVLKVLQDQGLVESRRGRYGGTFVLPRTDAGGEDELRRRIAEVDIEDVLRFREVLEVGAAGLCAAHGLSGEQALRLREALARTHEAPLADYRRLDTLLHLTLAELCGSPSLTAQYAAVRASVNDLLDCIPLLVRNLEHSQRQHIALVEAVLDGDADGAREMMREHCAGTAALLRGFLA, encoded by the coding sequence ATGTCGCTGGACGCGGACGGCGCCCTCGACGATCCGTTGACTCCGGTGCTGCGACCGGTACGGGCGGGCAACGGCTTCGAGGAGGCGCTGGAGCAGATCCTTCAGGTGGTCCGGCTGGGCCTGGTCCCGGGCGGCGAGCGGCTGCCCGCCGAGCGGGTGCTGGCGGAGCGGCTCGGGATCAGCCGGGTGACGCTGCGCGAGGTCCTGAAGGTGCTCCAGGACCAGGGGCTGGTGGAGTCCCGGCGCGGGCGGTACGGCGGGACGTTCGTACTGCCGCGCACGGACGCCGGCGGCGAGGACGAGCTGCGGCGCCGGATCGCCGAGGTGGACATCGAGGACGTGCTGCGCTTCCGGGAGGTCCTGGAGGTGGGCGCGGCGGGCCTGTGCGCGGCGCACGGGCTGAGCGGCGAGCAGGCGCTCCGCCTCCGCGAGGCGCTGGCCCGCACCCACGAGGCACCGCTGGCCGACTACCGCCGCCTCGACACCCTGCTCCACCTGACACTCGCCGAACTGTGCGGCTCCCCCTCCCTGACCGCCCAGTACGCGGCGGTACGGGCCTCGGTCAACGACCTCCTGGACTGCATCCCGCTCCTGGTCCGCAACCTGGAGCACTCGCAGCGCCAGCACATCGCGCTGGTGGAGGCGGTGCTCGACGGGGACGCGGACGGTGCGCGGGAGATGATGCGGGAGCACTGCGCGGGGACGGCGGCGCTGCTGCGGGGCTTTCTGGCGTAA
- a CDS encoding glutamine synthetase family protein, with amino-acid sequence MADRTPPLSVEELHTLVASGEIDTVVLAFPDMQGRLQGKRFAARFFLDEVLSHGTEGCNYLLAVDTEMNTVDGYAMSSWDRGYGDFAMHPDLSTLRRVPWNAGTAMLIADLAWNDGSPVVAAPRQILRRQLERLAELGYTAQVGTELEFIVFKDTYEAAWDANYRGLTPVNQYNIDYSVLGTGRIEPLLRRIRNEMAGAGLTVESAKGECNPGQHEIAFRYDEALVTCDQHAIYKTGAKEIAAQEGVSLTFMAKYNEREGNSCHIHLSLTDADGRNVFAAPDGHGMSDVMRHFLAGQLAALRDFSLLYAPNINSYKRFQPGSFAPTAVAWGQDNRTCALRVVGHGRSLRFENRLPGGDVNPHLAVAGLIAAGLYGVEQRLELPEACPGNAYTADFAHVPTTLREAAELWENSPVAKAAFGDEVVAHYRNMARVELAAFDAAVTDWELRRSFERM; translated from the coding sequence GTGGCAGACCGCACACCCCCGCTGAGCGTCGAGGAGCTGCACACCCTCGTCGCGAGCGGTGAGATCGACACTGTCGTCCTGGCCTTCCCCGACATGCAAGGGCGGCTGCAGGGCAAGCGGTTCGCCGCCCGTTTCTTCCTCGACGAGGTCCTGAGCCACGGCACCGAGGGCTGCAACTACCTCCTCGCCGTCGACACCGAGATGAACACCGTCGACGGCTACGCCATGTCGTCCTGGGACCGCGGCTACGGCGACTTCGCCATGCACCCCGACCTGTCCACCCTCCGCCGCGTGCCCTGGAACGCGGGCACGGCGATGCTCATCGCCGACCTCGCCTGGAACGACGGCTCCCCGGTCGTCGCCGCGCCCCGGCAGATCCTCCGCCGCCAGCTGGAGCGCCTCGCCGAACTCGGCTACACCGCACAGGTCGGTACGGAGCTGGAGTTCATCGTGTTCAAGGACACCTACGAGGCGGCCTGGGACGCGAACTACCGGGGGCTGACCCCGGTCAACCAGTACAACATCGACTACTCGGTGCTGGGGACCGGCCGGATCGAGCCCCTGCTGCGCCGGATCCGCAACGAGATGGCGGGCGCGGGGCTGACCGTCGAGTCCGCCAAGGGCGAGTGCAACCCCGGGCAGCACGAGATCGCCTTCCGCTACGACGAGGCCCTCGTCACCTGCGACCAGCACGCGATCTACAAGACCGGCGCGAAGGAGATCGCGGCCCAGGAGGGCGTCTCGCTCACCTTCATGGCCAAGTACAACGAGCGGGAGGGCAACTCCTGCCACATCCACCTGTCGCTGACGGACGCGGACGGCCGCAACGTCTTCGCGGCCCCCGACGGGCACGGCATGTCCGACGTGATGCGGCACTTCCTCGCCGGACAGCTCGCCGCCCTCCGCGACTTCTCGCTCCTCTACGCCCCCAACATCAACAGCTACAAGCGGTTCCAGCCGGGCTCCTTCGCGCCGACCGCCGTCGCCTGGGGGCAGGACAACCGCACCTGCGCGCTGCGCGTCGTCGGCCACGGCCGCTCGCTGCGCTTCGAGAACCGGCTGCCCGGCGGTGACGTCAACCCGCACCTCGCCGTCGCGGGGCTGATCGCGGCCGGGCTGTACGGCGTCGAGCAGCGGCTGGAACTGCCCGAGGCCTGCCCCGGCAACGCCTACACCGCCGACTTCGCGCACGTCCCGACCACCCTCCGTGAGGCCGCCGAGCTCTGGGAGAACAGTCCCGTCGCGAAAGCCGCCTTCGGGGACGAGGTCGTCGCGCACTACCGCAACATGGCCCGCGTCGAGCTGGCGGCCTTCGACGCCGCGGTGACCGACTGGGAGCTGCGCCGCTCCTTCGAACGCATGTGA
- a CDS encoding aldehyde dehydrogenase, which translates to MSQQQQYELDVLNPATEEVIATVPGAVEADVDAAVHRAAPAQERWAALAPGERARLLRRFAAAVDEHREELAQLEVREAGHTVGNARWEAGNVRDLLDYAAGGVERLTGRQIPVPGGLDVTLLEPLGVVGVIAPWNFPMPIAAWGTAPALAAGNAVVLKPAETTPLTALRLAELALEAGLPEHLFQVLPGRGDIAGEALVRHAGVAKIVFTGSTRVGKRIMALCADQVKRVTLELGGKSPNLVFADADVEAAAAAAPMSFLDNSGQDCCARTRILVQRTVYERFLELLTPAVEAVTVGDPADEKTDMGPLISKAQLERVRSYVGADAPGIRGKAPEGPGFWFPPTVLTGVDPHARVATEEVFGPVAVVLPFDDEADAVRLANDTEYGLSGSIWTRDVGRALRVSQAVKAGNLSVNSHSSVRYWTPFGGFKQSGIGRELGPDALTAFTETKNVFISTEGPAQ; encoded by the coding sequence TTGTCGCAACAGCAGCAGTACGAACTCGACGTCCTCAACCCGGCCACGGAGGAGGTGATCGCGACCGTCCCCGGCGCTGTGGAGGCGGACGTCGACGCCGCCGTCCACCGGGCCGCACCGGCCCAGGAGCGGTGGGCCGCGCTCGCCCCCGGCGAACGGGCCAGGCTGCTGCGCCGGTTCGCCGCCGCCGTCGACGAACACCGGGAAGAGCTCGCCCAGCTGGAGGTCCGGGAGGCCGGGCACACCGTCGGCAACGCCCGCTGGGAGGCGGGCAACGTCCGGGACCTGCTCGACTACGCGGCCGGGGGAGTGGAGCGGCTGACCGGCCGGCAGATCCCGGTCCCCGGCGGCCTCGACGTCACCCTCCTCGAACCCCTCGGGGTGGTCGGCGTCATCGCGCCCTGGAACTTCCCCATGCCCATCGCGGCCTGGGGCACCGCCCCCGCCCTCGCCGCCGGCAACGCGGTCGTCCTCAAGCCGGCCGAGACGACCCCGCTCACCGCCCTGCGCCTCGCCGAACTCGCCCTGGAGGCAGGCCTCCCCGAGCACCTCTTCCAGGTCCTGCCCGGCCGCGGCGACATCGCCGGCGAGGCGCTCGTGAGACACGCGGGCGTCGCCAAGATCGTGTTCACCGGCTCCACCCGCGTCGGCAAGCGCATCATGGCGCTCTGCGCCGACCAGGTGAAGCGCGTCACCCTCGAACTCGGCGGCAAGAGCCCCAACCTCGTCTTCGCCGACGCCGACGTCGAGGCCGCGGCGGCAGCCGCCCCCATGTCCTTCCTGGACAACTCCGGCCAGGACTGCTGCGCCCGCACCCGCATCCTCGTCCAGCGGACCGTGTACGAGCGCTTCCTGGAACTCCTCACCCCCGCCGTCGAGGCCGTGACGGTGGGCGACCCGGCGGACGAGAAGACGGACATGGGCCCGCTGATCTCCAAGGCCCAGCTGGAACGGGTCCGTTCGTACGTCGGCGCCGACGCGCCCGGCATCCGCGGCAAGGCCCCCGAGGGCCCCGGCTTCTGGTTCCCGCCGACCGTCCTCACCGGCGTCGACCCGCACGCCCGCGTGGCCACCGAGGAAGTCTTCGGACCCGTCGCCGTGGTCCTTCCCTTCGACGACGAGGCCGACGCCGTCCGCCTCGCCAACGACACCGAGTACGGCCTCTCCGGCTCGATCTGGACCCGTGACGTCGGCCGCGCCCTGCGCGTCTCCCAGGCCGTCAAGGCGGGCAACCTGTCCGTCAACTCCCACTCCAGCGTCCGCTACTGGACCCCCTTCGGCGGCTTCAAGCAGTCGGGGATCGGCCGCGAGCTCGGCCCGGACGCCCTCACCGCCTTCACCGAAACCAAGAACGTCTTCATCAGCACGGAGGGCCCCGCACAGTGA
- a CDS encoding 3-oxoacyl-ACP reductase: MTAQTPETSDIVCRRLVGRTAVITGAGSGIGLATARRLASEGANVVCGDVDETRGKAAAEEVGGLFVKVDVTDAEQVDALFKTAFDTYGSVDVAFNNAGISPPDDDSILETGLEAWKRVQEVNLTSVYLCCKAAIPYMRQQGKGSIINTASFVARMGAATSQISYTASKGGVLAMSRELGVQFAREGIRVNALCPGPVNTPLLQELFAKDPERAARRLVHIPLGRFAEAEEIAAAVAFLASDDSSFVNASDFLVDGGISGAYVTPL; encoded by the coding sequence GTGACCGCTCAGACCCCCGAGACCTCTGACATCGTCTGCCGCCGGCTCGTCGGCCGTACCGCCGTCATCACCGGAGCCGGCAGCGGCATCGGCCTCGCCACCGCGCGGCGGCTGGCCTCCGAGGGCGCCAACGTCGTCTGCGGCGACGTCGACGAGACCCGCGGCAAAGCAGCCGCCGAGGAAGTCGGCGGGCTCTTCGTGAAGGTCGACGTCACCGACGCCGAACAGGTCGACGCCCTGTTCAAGACCGCCTTCGACACCTACGGCAGCGTCGACGTCGCCTTCAACAACGCCGGTATCTCGCCGCCCGACGACGACTCCATCCTGGAGACGGGGCTCGAGGCCTGGAAGCGCGTCCAGGAGGTCAACCTCACCTCCGTCTACCTGTGCTGCAAGGCCGCCATCCCGTACATGCGGCAGCAGGGCAAGGGCTCCATCATCAACACGGCGTCGTTCGTCGCGAGGATGGGCGCGGCGACCTCGCAGATCTCGTACACCGCCTCCAAGGGCGGAGTTCTGGCCATGTCCCGCGAACTGGGCGTGCAGTTCGCCCGGGAGGGCATCCGCGTCAACGCGCTCTGCCCGGGACCGGTCAACACCCCGCTCCTCCAGGAGCTGTTCGCCAAGGACCCCGAGCGGGCCGCCCGCCGCCTGGTGCACATCCCGCTCGGCCGGTTCGCCGAGGCCGAGGAGATCGCCGCCGCCGTCGCCTTCCTGGCCAGCGACGACTCCTCCTTCGTCAACGCCAGCGACTTCCTGGTGGACGGCGGGATCTCCGGGGCGTACGTCACGCCCCTCTAG
- a CDS encoding DUF2510 domain-containing protein, which translates to MTPPPGWYADPEAPHLECWWDGQTWTEHRRTPSGLPAPPTPAARAPGRAKAVALASAAAVLATAIVSGATVLRTDEVRGRTDTGVRAAPGAAAPPSLVVDRLNGITLPVPAGWTGSSYPAQDDVVMTTDGTYACPAHTGRCRHGQVISRTAGSADGASPRTVAERDVPDAAQAVYGRDPGGRKPYGGIRSHQVVRSGRVAVAGRDGYLVRWRVRTADGPGGYVQSLAFPSDTGVPAPVVVRFVFDAGPDGPPLADMDKITKGIRPTD; encoded by the coding sequence ATGACGCCGCCGCCCGGCTGGTACGCCGACCCCGAGGCCCCGCACCTGGAGTGCTGGTGGGACGGACAGACCTGGACCGAGCACCGGCGCACCCCGTCCGGCCTGCCCGCGCCGCCCACCCCGGCGGCGCGGGCGCCCGGACGGGCCAAGGCGGTCGCGCTGGCGTCCGCCGCGGCCGTACTGGCGACGGCGATAGTCTCCGGCGCGACCGTGCTGCGCACCGACGAGGTGCGCGGCCGGACCGACACCGGCGTCCGCGCCGCCCCCGGCGCGGCGGCGCCCCCGTCCCTCGTCGTCGACCGGCTCAACGGCATCACGCTGCCGGTCCCGGCCGGCTGGACCGGTTCCTCCTACCCCGCCCAGGACGACGTCGTGATGACCACCGACGGCACCTACGCCTGCCCGGCCCACACCGGCCGGTGCCGCCACGGCCAGGTCATCAGCCGCACCGCCGGCAGCGCCGACGGCGCCTCCCCGCGCACCGTCGCCGAACGGGACGTGCCCGACGCGGCCCAGGCGGTCTACGGCCGCGATCCCGGCGGACGTAAGCCCTACGGCGGCATCCGGTCCCACCAGGTCGTCAGGTCCGGCCGGGTCGCGGTGGCGGGCCGCGACGGCTACCTGGTGCGCTGGCGGGTCCGGACGGCCGACGGACCGGGCGGCTACGTCCAGTCGCTGGCCTTCCCCTCCGACACCGGCGTGCCGGCCCCCGTCGTCGTCCGGTTCGTCTTCGACGCGGGCCCGGACGGACCGCCGCTGGCCGACATGGACAAGATCACGAAGGGCATCCGCCCGACGGACTAG